The following proteins are co-located in the Festucalex cinctus isolate MCC-2025b chromosome 15, RoL_Fcin_1.0, whole genome shotgun sequence genome:
- the lhx3 gene encoding LIM/homeobox protein Lhx3 — MLLEHPGSSCQNNANFSRYSAGQDIPVCAGCNQHIVDRFILKVLERHWHSKCLKCADCHTQLADKCFSRGDSVYCKDDFFKRFGTKCAACQQGIPPTQVVRRAQDFVYHLHCFACIVCKRQLATGDEYYLMEDSRLVCKADYETAKQREADSTAKRPRTTITAKQLETLKNAYNNSPKPARHVREQLSSETGLDMRVVQVWFQNRRAKEKRLKKDAGRQRWGQYFRNMKRSRGSSKSDKDSIQEEGMDSDAEVSFTDEPPMSELGHSNGIYGSNSPAMGARQGGNNHASFPLEHAALPSQDQFHDMRSNSPYGLPQSPGSHPALPRHQPLITSLVYPESGLSIMNQSGGINPAVRVSNGPSSDLSTGSSGGYPDFPASPASWLDEVDHGQF, encoded by the exons ATGTTGCTGGAACACCCGGGCTCAAGTTGTCAGAATAACGCAAATTTCTCCCGCTATAGCGCAGGCCAAG ACATCCCGGTGTGCGCGGGCTGCAACCAGCACATCGTGGACCGCTTCATCCTCAAAGTGCTGGAGCGCCACTGGCACAGCAAGTGCCTCAAATGTGCCGACTGCCACACTCAGCTGGCCGACAAGTGCTTCAGCCGGGGGGACAGCGTCTACTGCAAGGATGACTTCTTCAA GAGATTTGGCACCAAATGCGCGGCGTGTCAGCAGGGCATCCCGCCCACGCAGGTGGTGAGGCGAGCCCAGGACTTCGTTTACCACCTGCACTGCTTCGCCTGCATCGTGTGCAAGCGGCAGCTGGCCACGGGCGACGAGTATTACCTGATGGAGGACAGCCGGCTGGTGTGCAAGGCTGACTACGAGACCGCCAAACAGAgag AAGCCGACTCGACCGCAAAAAGGCCCCGAACGACCATCACGGCCAAGCAGCTGGAGACCCTGAAGAACGCCTACAATAATTCTCCCAAGCCGGCCCGCCACGTCCGCGAGCAGCTCTCCTCCGAGACGGGCCTGGACATGCGGGTCGTGCAG GTTTGGTTTCAGAACCGACGGGCCAAAGAAAAGAGGCTAAAAAAGGACGCCGGGCGCCAGAGGTGGGGGCAGTACTTCCGGAACATGAAGAGGTCACGTGGAAGCTCCAAGTCAGACAAAGACAGCATCCAGGAGGAGGGCATGGACAGCGACGCCGAGGTGTCCTTTACAG ATGAACCTCCCATGTCTGAGCTCGGCCACAGCAACGGCATCTACGGCAGCAACTCCCCAGCCATGGGGGCCCGCCAAGGGGGTAACAACCACGCCTCGTTCCCATTGGAGCACGCCGCCTTGCCCTCGCAAGACCAATTCCACGATATGCGCTCCAACAGCCCCTACGGCCTACCACAGTCGCCGGGATCTCACCCGGCGCTACCTCGGCACCAGCCGCTCATCACCAGCCTGGTCTACCCTGAATCGGGCCTGTCCATCATGAACCAAAGTGGGGGGATAAACCCCGCTGTGAGGGTTTCCAACGGCCCAAGCTCGGACCTCTCCACCGGCAGCAGCGGCGGATACCCGGACTTCCCCGCAAGTCCCGCCTCCTGGTTGGACGAAGTGGACCACGGACAGTTCTGA